From Selenomonas sp. AB3002, one genomic window encodes:
- a CDS encoding proline--tRNA ligase has product MRASNLYAPTLRNTPAEAEIVSHQLMYRAGLMRKSAGGMYNFLPLGWRTIRKIEEIIREEMDAAGGQEIMMPILQPSELWEESGRWAAYGAEMMRMKDRHGREFCMGPTHEEMITALVRDEVRSYKQLPVMLYQIQDKFRDERRPRFGLMRSREFIMKDLYSFDKDVEGMNESYQKMYDAYSRIFTRCGLEFRPVEADNGAIGGGHSHEFTVLAEAGESSIACCTKCEYAASDEKAELKAIVAEQEEMLPLEKVATPGTNTIEKLAEFLKVPTAKTIKAIAYQTDKGELVLAFVRGDHEVNEVKLINLIEDAQELNMAEDEAISAAGGCPGFMSPIGIKEGIKVIVDHTVMHMYNAVTGANEVDAHYKNVTPERDFNMEAITVADIRMVAEGDACPKCGAPLTMSRGIEAGQVFTLGTKYSEAMGATFLDEAGKEQPLVMGCYGIGVGRTMAAAIEQHNDEDGIIWPRAIAPFEAVVAVVNAKKDDQLQYGEEIYAELKKEGIDVLLDDRKERAGVKFKDCDLIGYPLRVTIGPKAVEEGVIELKVRKTGEVITCSREEYLEKVREILKTL; this is encoded by the coding sequence ATGAGAGCAAGCAATTTATACGCACCCACCCTGCGCAACACTCCTGCCGAGGCTGAGATTGTCAGCCATCAGCTCATGTACCGCGCAGGCCTGATGAGAAAGTCTGCCGGCGGCATGTACAACTTCCTGCCCCTGGGCTGGCGCACCATCCGCAAGATCGAGGAGATCATCCGTGAGGAAATGGACGCTGCCGGCGGCCAGGAAATCATGATGCCCATCCTGCAGCCCTCTGAGCTGTGGGAGGAGAGCGGCCGCTGGGCAGCTTACGGCGCTGAGATGATGCGCATGAAGGACCGTCATGGCCGTGAGTTCTGCATGGGCCCCACCCATGAGGAGATGATCACCGCTCTGGTGAGGGATGAGGTGCGCTCCTACAAGCAGCTGCCGGTCATGCTCTACCAGATTCAGGACAAGTTCCGGGACGAGCGTCGTCCTCGTTTCGGCCTCATGCGCAGCCGTGAGTTCATCATGAAGGACCTCTATTCCTTTGACAAGGATGTGGAGGGCATGAACGAGTCTTATCAGAAGATGTACGATGCCTACAGCCGCATCTTCACCCGCTGCGGCCTGGAGTTCCGTCCCGTAGAGGCGGACAATGGCGCCATAGGCGGCGGCCATTCCCACGAGTTCACCGTGCTGGCTGAGGCCGGTGAGTCCAGCATTGCCTGCTGCACCAAGTGCGAATACGCTGCCAGCGACGAGAAGGCAGAGCTGAAGGCCATCGTGGCTGAGCAGGAAGAGATGCTGCCTTTGGAGAAGGTGGCCACCCCTGGCACCAACACCATCGAGAAGCTGGCTGAGTTCCTGAAGGTGCCCACGGCCAAGACCATCAAGGCCATTGCCTACCAGACTGACAAGGGCGAGCTGGTGCTGGCCTTTGTGCGTGGCGATCATGAGGTCAATGAGGTGAAGCTCATCAACCTTATCGAGGATGCACAGGAGCTCAACATGGCCGAGGATGAGGCCATCAGCGCTGCAGGCGGCTGCCCGGGCTTCATGAGCCCCATCGGCATCAAGGAGGGCATCAAGGTCATTGTTGACCACACGGTCATGCACATGTACAACGCCGTCACCGGTGCCAACGAGGTGGATGCCCACTACAAGAATGTGACCCCGGAGCGTGACTTCAACATGGAAGCCATCACCGTGGCAGATATCCGCATGGTGGCTGAAGGCGATGCCTGCCCCAAGTGTGGCGCGCCTCTCACCATGAGCCGCGGCATCGAGGCAGGCCAGGTCTTCACTCTGGGCACCAAGTACAGCGAGGCCATGGGGGCCACCTTCCTTGACGAAGCAGGCAAGGAGCAGCCCCTGGTCATGGGTTGCTACGGCATCGGCGTAGGCCGCACCATGGCTGCCGCCATCGAGCAGCACAACGATGAGGACGGCATCATCTGGCCCCGTGCCATTGCTCCCTTCGAGGCAGTGGTGGCCGTGGTCAATGCCAAGAAGGATGACCAGCTTCAGTACGGCGAGGAAATCTACGCCGAGCTGAAGAAAGAGGGTATCGACGTCCTGCTGGATGACCGCAAGGAGCGGGCTGGTGTGAAGTTCAAGGACTGCGACCTCATCGGCTACCCCCTGCGCGTCACCATCGGCCCCAAGGCCGTGGAAGAGGGCGTCATCGAGCTGAAGGTACGCAAGACCGGCGAGGTCATCACCTGCAGCAGGGAGGAGTATCTGGAGAAGGTCAGGGAGATCCTCAAGACCCTCTAA
- the ispG gene encoding flavodoxin-dependent (E)-4-hydroxy-3-methylbut-2-enyl-diphosphate synthase, translated as MVFERKKTRQIHIGSVAIGGGAPISVQSMTNTKTADTESTVQQIKALTAAGCDIVRLAVPDMEAAANLGNIIKEVQVPLVADIHFDYKLALEAIRQGISGLRLNPGNIGGEEKVRAVVQEAKAHGIPIRIGVNAGSLDKKILAKYGDKVTPEGLVESALQHVRILEEQGFYDMKISLKAHDVPMTLAAYRLMSEKVDYPLHLGITEAGTPNTGIIKSAVGIGALLAEGIGDTFRISLTGDPVVEVKVANEILKALGLKEYGPTLVACPTCGRTSIDLPAIAEQVEKKLEGMAEPIEVAVMGCVVNGPGEARGADVGIAGGKGEGLVFRKGEIVRKVPEEQLVTELFKEIDAILEERKKK; from the coding sequence ATGGTGTTTGAAAGAAAGAAAACCAGACAGATACATATAGGCAGCGTGGCCATCGGCGGCGGCGCTCCCATCTCTGTCCAGTCCATGACCAATACCAAGACGGCGGACACGGAAAGCACTGTGCAGCAAATCAAGGCCCTGACGGCTGCAGGCTGCGATATCGTGCGCCTGGCGGTGCCTGATATGGAAGCCGCCGCTAATCTGGGCAATATCATCAAAGAGGTGCAGGTGCCCCTGGTGGCGGATATCCACTTTGACTACAAGCTGGCCTTGGAGGCCATCAGGCAGGGAATTTCCGGCCTGCGCCTGAACCCCGGCAACATCGGCGGGGAGGAAAAGGTCAGGGCCGTGGTGCAGGAGGCCAAGGCCCACGGCATCCCCATCCGCATCGGGGTCAATGCCGGTTCCCTGGACAAGAAGATCCTGGCCAAATACGGAGACAAGGTCACGCCTGAAGGCTTGGTGGAGTCCGCCCTGCAGCATGTGCGCATCCTGGAGGAGCAGGGCTTCTACGATATGAAGATCTCCCTGAAGGCCCATGATGTGCCCATGACCCTGGCGGCCTACCGGCTCATGAGCGAGAAGGTGGATTATCCCCTGCATCTGGGCATCACCGAGGCTGGCACCCCCAATACGGGCATCATCAAGTCAGCTGTGGGCATTGGGGCCCTTTTGGCTGAGGGGATCGGCGACACCTTCCGCATTTCCCTCACCGGGGACCCGGTGGTGGAAGTGAAGGTGGCCAATGAGATACTGAAGGCACTGGGGCTGAAGGAATACGGGCCTACTTTGGTGGCCTGCCCCACCTGCGGCCGCACCAGCATCGATCTGCCCGCCATTGCAGAGCAGGTGGAAAAGAAGCTGGAGGGCATGGCAGAACCCATCGAGGTAGCTGTCATGGGCTGCGTGGTGAACGGCCCCGGGGAGGCCCGTGGTGCCGATGTTGGCATTGCGGGGGGCAAGGGCGAAGGCCTGGTCTTCCGCAAGGGGGAAATCGTCAGGAAGGTCCCCGAAGAACAATTAGTCACTGAGCTTTTCAAGGAAATAGATGCAATACTGGAGGAACGGAAAAAGAAATGA